One genomic window of Cupriavidus malaysiensis includes the following:
- a CDS encoding YcxB family protein: MPEPAELHYRVSEDDFVAVRRVLAWPQAWVRLLALVIYPIAGAVFAGVAWSRGELVWMAGALAYAVSPWVLRYAVATPLSRRCYRRSPTLGMAATMRVDDDGVALASACGRMRLQWADIVRWYQDERLLLLFIQPSYCFVIPKRADADGHVLPRLCGLLRQHLGRAPGCRTGAAALELGKAPCHAKRLPL; the protein is encoded by the coding sequence ATGCCCGAGCCCGCTGAACTGCACTACCGTGTTTCGGAAGACGACTTTGTTGCCGTGCGGCGCGTGCTGGCCTGGCCCCAGGCGTGGGTCCGCCTGCTTGCGCTGGTCATCTACCCCATCGCCGGCGCGGTCTTTGCCGGCGTAGCTTGGTCGCGCGGCGAACTGGTGTGGATGGCCGGCGCGCTGGCCTACGCGGTATCGCCATGGGTATTGCGCTACGCCGTGGCCACGCCGCTGTCACGCCGCTGCTATCGCCGCTCTCCAACGCTGGGCATGGCGGCCACGATGCGCGTCGACGACGATGGCGTGGCCCTGGCCTCCGCCTGCGGCCGGATGCGGCTGCAATGGGCGGACATCGTGCGCTGGTACCAGGACGAGCGGCTGCTGCTGCTGTTCATCCAGCCGAGCTATTGCTTCGTGATTCCCAAGCGTGCCGACGCCGATGGCCACGTCCTGCCGCGCCTGTGCGGGCTGTTGCGGCAGCACCTGGGGCGCGCGCCAGGGTGCCGGACCGGGGCGGCCGCACTGGAGCTCGGCAAGGCACCCTGTCACGCCAAACGCTTACCCCTGTAG
- a CDS encoding type VI secretion system amidase effector protein Tae4, with protein MNAVLPRRTPVLFWLVMAARQLASMTLAWRLPFFRFRSFASAALACPTITLASAAPACPPSTPTVTFADLWQGYVTGNPYRDPASGGVPPGFGNQCAIRLSVTLHKLGVEMRSFTPANVTVKPGNVFGRILLDGKFTAVRADQMGSWLARRPFCGLPARPEDITGRDWQARIRGRTGIVAFDGYWARTGESAARASGGHIDLWNGSRLTNHGMASSLLNGLRFALGIQDPWIPLYSDLRRAKTILFFEIR; from the coding sequence ATGAACGCCGTCCTGCCACGCAGGACGCCCGTTCTCTTCTGGCTCGTAATGGCTGCTCGGCAGCTTGCTTCGATGACTCTCGCTTGGCGCCTGCCCTTCTTCCGCTTCCGTTCATTCGCCAGTGCCGCCCTGGCCTGCCCGACAATCACCCTCGCTTCCGCCGCCCCCGCCTGCCCACCTTCCACCCCAACGGTGACCTTCGCCGACCTCTGGCAGGGCTACGTCACCGGCAACCCGTATCGCGATCCCGCCAGCGGCGGGGTGCCGCCCGGCTTCGGCAACCAGTGCGCGATCCGCTTGAGCGTGACCTTGCACAAGCTGGGCGTGGAGATGCGGTCGTTCACGCCGGCCAACGTCACGGTGAAGCCGGGCAATGTGTTCGGGCGCATCCTGCTCGATGGCAAGTTCACCGCGGTGCGTGCCGACCAGATGGGCTCGTGGCTGGCCAGGCGGCCGTTCTGCGGCTTGCCGGCGCGGCCGGAGGACATCACCGGCAGGGACTGGCAGGCGCGCATCCGGGGCCGGACGGGGATCGTTGCCTTCGATGGCTATTGGGCGCGGACCGGGGAGTCGGCGGCGCGGGCGAGCGGGGGCCATATCGATCTGTGGAACGGCTCGCGGCTGACGAACCACGGCATGGCGAGTTCCTTGCTGAACGGGCTGCGTTTCGCGCTGGGCATCCAGGATCCGTGGATTCCGCTGTACTCCGACCTGCGCCGGGCGAAGACCATTCTCTTTTTCGAGATCCGATGA
- a CDS encoding sensor domain-containing diguanylate cyclase — MLPSFALAPPEAHASDSASDNPAPSVTEWLLHDDQVMRECFRHAAEIIKVATGASLALVTLIDRNHQHYRGEAGLAVRPIPRHNSLCEYAIRSGGVFVVEDTMLRPEVQECMLVQEAPHARFYAAVPIRLPDGEVVGALAALDPQPRRLEPRQVDALRHLGAMIENDLKLRTAAAVDPLTQLFNRRQTLERIHRQWQDTRAGEGLGAVMIDVDWFKQYNDAYGHPAGDACLRQVSALLREEAEKHQMVAGRVGGEEFALLVGAAQRPALGAVLESVRAGVERFAIAHRGSPYGRVTLSIGGSHTLRNGPCDRGYREAFVVADRALYRAKEAGRNRVWIE; from the coding sequence ATGCTGCCCTCCTTCGCCCTAGCGCCTCCTGAAGCACATGCCTCGGATTCCGCCAGCGACAACCCCGCCCCTTCCGTCACCGAGTGGCTGCTGCATGACGACCAGGTGATGCGCGAGTGCTTCCGCCACGCGGCGGAGATCATCAAGGTGGCGACCGGCGCGTCGCTGGCGCTGGTGACGCTGATCGACCGCAACCACCAGCACTACCGCGGCGAGGCGGGCCTGGCGGTGCGGCCCATCCCGCGCCACAACTCCTTGTGCGAGTACGCGATCCGTTCGGGCGGGGTCTTCGTGGTGGAGGACACGATGCTGCGGCCCGAGGTGCAGGAGTGCATGCTGGTGCAGGAGGCGCCGCATGCGCGTTTCTATGCGGCGGTGCCGATCCGCCTGCCGGACGGTGAGGTGGTGGGCGCGCTGGCCGCGCTCGATCCGCAGCCGCGCCGGCTGGAGCCGCGCCAGGTGGACGCGCTGCGCCACCTGGGCGCGATGATCGAGAACGACCTGAAGCTGCGCACCGCGGCCGCCGTCGATCCGCTCACGCAGCTCTTCAACCGCCGCCAGACGCTGGAGCGCATCCACCGCCAGTGGCAGGACACGCGCGCAGGCGAGGGGCTGGGCGCGGTGATGATCGACGTGGACTGGTTCAAGCAGTACAACGACGCCTACGGCCACCCGGCCGGCGACGCCTGCCTGCGGCAGGTGTCGGCGCTGCTGCGCGAAGAGGCCGAGAAGCACCAGATGGTGGCCGGCCGCGTCGGCGGCGAAGAGTTCGCGCTGCTGGTGGGCGCGGCGCAGCGGCCGGCGCTGGGCGCGGTGCTGGAGAGCGTGCGCGCCGGTGTGGAGCGCTTCGCCATCGCGCATCGGGGCTCGCCGTATGGGCGGGTGACGCTGAGCATCGGCGGCTCGCACACCTTGCGCAACGGGCCGTGCGATCGGGGGTATCGCGAGGCCTTCGTGGTGGCGGACCGGGCGTTGTACCGGGCCAAGGAGGCGGGGCGGAACCGGGTGTGGATCGAGTAG